ATAGCGTGATCTGGCGTATTGGTCTTTTCTATGTAGGATCGGTCGTATTGCTGGTTTTGCTGCTGCCGTGGAACGCCTACCAGGCGGGGCAAAGTCCGTTTGTCACCTTCTTTTCTAAACTTGGCGTGCCTTATATCGGCAGTATTATGAATATCGTGGTGTTAACCGCCGCGCTTTCCAGCCTGAACTCCGGGCTTTACTGTACGGGGAGAATTTTACGTTCAATGTCGATGGGGGGTTCCGCGCCGAAATTCATGGCGAAAATGAGCCGTCAGCATGTGCCCTATGCGGGTATTCTGGCGACTCTGGTGGTTTACGTGGTCGGCGTGTTCCTGAATTACCTGGTCCCCTCCCGCGTGTTCGAGATCGTTCTTAATTTTGCCTCGCTCGGCATTATCGCGTCGTGGGCGTTTATCATGGTGTGCCAGATGCGTTTACGCCAGGCGATAAAAGAAGGCAAAGCCGCAGACGTCAGTTTTAAACTGCCCGGCGCGCCTTTTACCTCCTGGCTAACACTGCTGTTTTTACTAAGCGTGCTGGTACTCATGGCGTTTGACTACCCGAATGGAACTTATACTATCGCCTCGTTGCCGCTGATCGCTATTCTGCTGGTCGCCGGCTGGTTTGGCGTGCGACGTCGCGTGGCGGAGATCCATCGCACTGCGCCAGTGACGGCGGATTCGACAGAGAGTGTCGTATTGAAAGAAGAAGCAGCGACATAACATTCCCCTTCCCCGGCAGCCCCAGGCCTGCCGGGTTTAATGCGCGTTGCCGCCAACACCGCATCGCGCCCAATGCTTAGTCAGCCTTAATCAACTGCGCCACATCATTGCTGTTAATTTCCCGCTGGTTGCCTTCCTGATCGGTATAACTGGTCATCCCCGTCTCTTTATCTAACTGCGGCTTACCCTGAGTTACGATCGTTTGCCCATTCTTCGTCGTCATCACATAGTTGGTTGTACAACCCGCAAGCATAAAAAACATCATGCCCAAACCTGAGCATATAAATAACTTTTTCATATTTTCCTCGTGAATATAATGAGTTAACTACAGCAAAAAGGCAGTGTAATTCTCACAGAATCATCAGGCTATCGGCGGGGTGTAACGAGGCGTATCGGTGCGTTTAAAGAGATGACTGGAGGGGTTTCCCCCTCCATACCCTATTTACAGAGCAATGCGAATAACATCATCCGGCTGCGTCGCTTCCTGTTCACGTGTCGATTTCTGCTTCACGCTGACGTAGAGCGTTTTACCGTCTGCCGATAGCGCCAGGCTATTCGGGTACGTCGGCGTATCGAACGTTTTAACAACGTTATAGGTCTTCGCATCGATCACGCTGACCTGACCTGCCTGACGATGTGTCACATACGCCTCGTTACGTGTCGGGTTAAACAGGACGGCCAAAGAAGCAGGCGCCGCGATTTTGGCAAGAATATTGCCATTACGGGTATCGACAACCAGAACCTCAGTCGCCTTCGAGTCGGTGATAAACGCGCGATGACCTGCGGTATCGAGACTCAGGTTAATAAAGAAGTGTTCTTTACCGTCATCCAGCAACTTCTTACGACTGAGAATTTTATTGCTGGCGGTATCGATAGTGATAAATTCGCCATCCGCATTGGTGGTGTACAGGCGTTGCGCTTTACTGTCGAGCGCCAGACCCGTACTCATTTTGCCGGTATTTTCGATCGTCGTTTTCAGTTTGATGGTTTCGCCATCCACTACCCAAATAGCACTCTCTTTACCAACACCGCTAATGTAGATCGTGTTGGTCGCCGCATCGGCAACCAGCTCACGGGGCTGTAACGGACGAACCTCTTCAGTACGTTTGCGCGCATCAAGTACCAGACGACCTTTTACATCACCCGTTTTGGCATCAATCGCGGTAACTGCGCTGTTAATGGTATTGCCAAACCACAGCGTTTGGGTCGCGGCATTGATGGTGGCGCCGAACGGCTTGAGATCGTTATGAATCGCTTGCGTGATTTCCAGCGTCACCGGGTCGAGACGATAAACTACGCCGCCTTTATCCAGTTTACGGCTTTGCGATGTAGCCAGCCAGAGCGCGTTTTCTTGCTGACTCCAGGCCATCTCATAAGCGCCTTTGCCTACCGCTTTACGCAGCATGTCTTCCGCCGCCAGCGTGCTAAATGAGGATGCGACGAGGAGCGAACCTAACAATAAAGAACCACGCAGGCGCGGCGAAAAAAGATGACGTAAGTGCATGACGACTCCCTTTGATAAAAACGTGTATAGCTGCTTCACACTACTTCGCTGCGCGGGATCTTCGTTCCGCACTTATTATAAGTTGAGAATAATAATCATTATTTATCAGAAAGTGGAGCTTTTCCTCGCCTGCGAATGTCATGGCTCTTAAATACCGCACATTTTCTTAACTTAATGTGCGATTAAAATTTCAAAACTTTACATATTGACTACCCTTAATGTCACGTTTTCCGTTGATACGCTTACATTTATCCGGCATTTTCATGAAAATTATTTCCGTTAGACAGCGACTTTATCCCGCCCTCTTATTGCCTCTGACCTTCTCCCCGGTCCTTCAGGCCGCCAGCGCGCCCAATGAACAAACCATGATAGTCACCGCAACGCCGCAAACCGTATCCGAGCTGGATACACCTGCCGCCGTTAGCGTCATTGAGGGAGAAGACATGCGTCTGGCGACGCCTCGCGTTAATTTATCTGAGTCTTTAACCAGCGTCCCGGGATTGCAGGTGCAGAACCGGCAGAACTACGCGCAGGATCTGCAAATCTCTATCCGTGGATTTGGCTCGCGTTCCGCCTTTGGCGTGCGCGGCATTCGTCTGTATGTTGATGGCATTCCCGCCACCATGCCGGATGGACAAGGCCAGATTTCGAATATTGATATTAACAGCATACAAGACGTTGAAGTGTTACGCGGCCCCTTCTCAGCGCTATACGGCAATGCTTCCGGCGGCGTAATAAATGTCACCACCGAAACCGGGAGACAACCGCCCACCCTTGAGGCCAGCAGCTACTACGGCAGTTATGGAAGCTGGCGCTATGGACTAAAAGCCACGGGCGCGATGGGTGACGGCACACAGCCAGGCGACGTGTATTACACGGTATCGACTACCCGTTTCACCACCCACGGCTACCGCGATCACAGCGGCGCGCGAAAAAATCTGGCTAATGCCAAACTGGGCGTGCGCCTTGACGATGTCAGTAAACTCTCGCTGATTTTTAATAGTGTGGACATTAAGGCGGACGATCCCGGCGGACTTACCGAATCTGAATGGAAAGCCGATCCGCAACAGGCGCCGCGCGCTGAACAGTACAATACGCGTAAAACCATCAAACAAACTCAGGCAGGATTGCGTTATGAACGTCAGCTCAGCGCGCAGGATGATATCAGCGTGATGGCCTACGCCGGAGAGCGGGAAACCACGCAATACCAGTCTATTCCCCTGGTGGCACAGCTAAAACCAGCCCAGGCTGGCGGCGTAATTACACTGCAACGCCACTATCAGGGCATTGATTCCCGCTGGACTCACCGGGGAGAATTAGGTGTGCCGGTCACCTTCACTGGCGGAGTAAATTATGAAAATATGAGCGAAAACCGCAAGGGTTACAATAATTTCCGTCTCAACAACGGCACCCCTGAGTTCGGGCATAAAGGCGATTTACGGCGGGATGAGCGTAACCTGATGTGGAATGTCGATCCTTATCTGCAAACCCAGTGGCAGCTTACGCAAAAACTCTCGCTGGATGCTGGCGTGCGCTACAGTTCCGTGTGGTTCGATTCTAACGATCACTATATCGCGCCCGGCAATGGCGATGACAGCGGCGACGCCAGCTATCACCACTGGCTACCCGCCGGATCGCTAAAATATGCGTTAACTGACGCCTGGAATCTCTATCTTGCTGCCGGTCGCGGATTTGAAACTCCCACTATCAATGAGCTTTCTTATCGCGCTGACGGCCAAAGCGGGTTCAACTTTGACCTCAAACCGTCGACCAATGATACGGTGGAAGTCGGCAGTAAAACGCGGATTGGCAACGGCTTGTTGACCGCCGCGTTATTTCAAACCGATACCGATGATGAAATTGTCGTCGCCAGCAGTATGGGAGGACGCACTACCTACAAAAACGCGGGCAAAACGCGCCGCCAGGGCGCAGAACTTGCGTTGGACCAGCGCTTCGCCGGCGACTGGCGGGTGAAAGCATCATGGACCTGGCTGGATGCGACCTATCGCAGTAACGTTTGTCAGGGGCAAAACTGTGATGGAAACCGGATGCCCGGCATCGCCCGTAATATGGGATTCGCCTCATTAGGTTTTATCCCGGATGAGGGGTGGTACGCCGGAACAGACGTTCGGTATATGGGCGATATCATGGCCAATGATGAAAATACCGCCAAAGCGCCTTCGTATACCGTTGTTGGACTAAATACAGGGTATAAATTTAATTACAGTCAGCTTACCGTCGATATTTTTGGGCGGGTAGATAATCTATTTGATAAAGAATATATAGGTTCGGTGATCGTTAATGAATCTAATGGCCGATATTATGAGCCAGCGCCAGGGCGTAACTATGGCGTGGGGATTAATCTGGCATGGCAATTTGAATAAATATCCGGCAAATATCCGGCAATAGCGGGGAATCCCCGCTATTGATAAGTCATAGTTTCATGAAAGTTACATGAAGTACTGATTTTTAATCGTCGCTACGTTTTGTTGCAAAACGTTCTGTAGGCAGTGGCGACTGGCTTCTTTATCACCAGTCACTAACGCATTAAGCAATTTTCTGTACAGATTAACGCCGTTTTGATAATCATCAAGTTTAAAATTATCATATAAAAAATGCAGACTTGGCCCCAGGCGTACCCATAATTGCTCGATCATGGCATACAGCGTTGGCATATCCGCGTAGTGGTAGATCTCAAAGCGGAATGCGCGGTTGGCCAAAAGAATTTTCTCCATAACGCCACTTTCCAGCGCCTGTTGAAATTCATCTAATAGCGCATTCAGCGTCTGCTCGCGATCCGGGGTAATCTTACCCGCAGCGGCGACCACCGCCATCTCCTCCAGGGCAGTACGAATCGTATTAATTTCCAGCAAACTTTCCAGCGAGATCTCCGGCACCATAAACGCCTGTGCTGGCGCCACCGCCAAAGCACTGGAAGAGACCAGCCTTAACAGGGCCTCACGCACCGGCGTAATACTGACGCCTAACTCTTGAGCGATATTTTTAGTGATAAGCCTTGCGCCTGGTTTTAATGCGCCAATAGACAATTGATGCTTTAACCGATTTTCAACCTGTGTGGTCAGGCTTATATGTTGTGTTTTTTCCGTACCCGGCATTTTCCTTCCTTCACCTCTTGGCAGAACAACATCGCAATCGAGTCCCGAAGAAGTTTCGGAACTTAATTGTAAAAAAGATAATCCAGGCCTGAACGGCCAAATAAATAAAAGTGATAATTTACTTGCGTGATATTCTCATCTTTTACAACAATACAGGTTTCTTTATGGCAACCGTTTTATCTCCGTCATTCCTTCATGTATCGAGATTTTTGACCGGTTCAGGCCGCTGAGGGAGATAAGCTGCCCCACCGCGATCTGAATGATGAATATAAGTAAAGCCGCAATTTTAAAATTTGCACATTTTTATGGCGACATAATGCCGCCATTTTTTCTTTACGCATCGTCCGCTAAACGTATCACGACTTTGCCAAAGTTCTTCCCCGCCAGCAGCCCCATAAACGCTTCTGGCGCATTTTCCAGCCCATCAGTAATCTGTTCCCGATAATGTATTTTCCCTTCTTTGATCCAACGCCCCATTTCTTGCTGAAACTCATGTATCCGGTGACCATAGTCCTGGTTGATGATAAAACCTTGCAGACGAATACGCTTTTTAAGTAATGTCGCCATCAGCAGAGGCAGTCTGTCTGGACCGTCCGGCAACGCTGTCGCATTGTAGCCGCTGACCAGACCGCAGAGCGGAATCCGCGCCGACGTATTCAGTAGCGGTAAGACGGCGTCAAAGACTTTACCACCGACATTCTCATAATAGATATCGATACCCTGCGGGCAGGCCTGCGCAAGCTGTTGTGGGAAATTATCAGCGTGATGATCAAGGCACAGATCAAATCCCAAAACGTCTGTCGCATGACGGCATTTTTCCGCGCCGCCAGCAATACCCACGACCCGGCAGCCCTTCAGCTTGCCAATTTGCCCAACCGTTGCGCCTACGGGGCCGGTGGCGGCGGCGACAACCAGCGTTTCGCCCTCTTTCGGCTGGCCGATATCCAGTAACCCCATATAGGCGGTAAACCCCGGCATTCCTAAAATACCCAATGACCAGGAAGGATGTTGCGGATTATCACCCAGCTTTACCAACCCTTCGCCATCTGAAATGTCATAATCCTGCCAACCATTGTAACTCAACACCCATTCGTCTGGTCGGTAATCAGGATGATTCGACGCGACAACGCGACTGACCGTACCGCCAACCATAACGCAGCCAGGTTCAACAGGCGGCGCATAAGAGGGTTCATCGCTCATGCGGCCACGCATATAAGGGTCGAGTGATAAAAAAACGGTACGCAATAGCACCTGCCCTTCACCGGGCGTCGCGACGTCATCTTCTTCGAGGCGGAAGTTATCCATCTGCGGCGCGCCGTGGGGACGCGAGGCCAAAACCCAACGACGATTTCGGTTGGTCTGTTGCTTCATTCTATTCTCCTCATGCCTGGCATAATCCATCAATAATAGTCGAACATTAGCTTTCTGAGGGAGTTAAACACTCTCAGATATCAGGCTGTGCGCTTTTATGAACGACTTTCTCCCCCTTCTCGCTAAATATGAATTCTTGCGCTAATTCGTTGATTTATGCCGCCTTCAATAGTATTTCTAACACTATCGTAAACATTCCCTGGGGTTCCCTATGACGATTCGCTTTGCCGATAAAGCAGACTGCGCCGCGATTACCGAAATCTATAACCATGCGGTATTACATACTGCGGCCATCTGGAATGATCGGACGGTCGATACGGATAATCGCCTTGCCTGGTATGAGGCCCGTCAATTACTGGGCTATCCGGTGCTGGTAAGCGAAGAAAATGGCGTGGTGACTGGCTATGCATCATTTGGCGATTGGCGCAGTTTCGACGGTTTTCGCTATACCGTCGAGCACTCGGTTTATGTTCATCCGGCGCACCAGGGGAAAGGACTGGGGCGAAAGCTGCTCAGCAGACTGATCGACGAAGCCCGACGCTGCGGCAAGCATGTGATGGTGGCCGGTATTGAGTCACAGAATGCCGCCTCGATACGCCTACATCATTCGCTGGGATTTACCGTCACCGCGCAAATGCCGCAGGTCGGCGTAAAATTTGGCCGTTGGTTAGATCTTACGTTTATGCAGCTCCAGCTTGATGAACACGCCGCGCCGGACGCCTGCTGATGAACCAGTCGCTGACGCTCATCTTTTTGATCGCCGCCGGTGTCGGGCTGGTGGTACAAAACAGTATTATGGTGCGTATTACGCAGACATCATCGACGATTCTGATCGCTATGCTGTTGAACTCGCTGGTAGGGATCGTTTTATTTGTGACGATATTGTGGTTTAAGCAAGGCGCTACGGGCTTCGGCGAGCTGGTCGCCAGCGTTCGCTGGTGGACATTGATCCCCGGTCTGCTGGGGTCATTTTTTGTATTTGCCAGCATTAGCGGGTATCAGAACGTTGGCGCCGCGACGACTATCGCGGTACTGGTCGCCAGCCAGTTAATCGGCGGACTGGCGCTGGATATCGCGCGTAGCCACGGCGTCACGTTACGCGCAATGGTCGGGCCGGCGTTTGGCGCGCTGTTGCTGGTCATTGGCGCATGGCTGATTGCGAAGCGCCAGTTTTAATGGGTTACAGGATCGTGCCGCCTTTGGTGAGCTGCTCGCGGCGCGCGTCCCGATCTTCTTGATATTGCCTGCCGTGATGCGCGATAGCCGTGCGTAAACGCTGCTGCTGCACATAACGATCTTCGCGACGTAATTCAGCGTCATCGCTCAAGGCAATCAGCAATTCATTCATATGGGCAATTACGCTCTCCGCGATGGCGGCATCCACGCGGGCGCTCACTTCCTCCAGGTGCGACATAAGCTCTCCTACTCTTTATTCTGTAACAGCATGATTCGCCTATTATACGCGTTATTGTCGCCCGATGCGGTAATTCGCCGCCGCCACCCTGATTTAACTTACGTCAAGTGGAAACACGGGGCTTAATAGACCGAGAATTCGCGCCTTTTTGCCTTTCTTCCGCCGTTTGCTTGCGTATAGACCCCGTAAAGTAGACGCGTGAAGAAGTCTAAGGGATAACAACGTGGCAAAATCTCTCTTGCGCAGCGGCAATCTGGATGATTATCAGGCCGTGGGCGGCGGCGGTCAGGCCGTATTTGAATCAGCATTGCAAATTCGCGAAACGCTTCGTCTGCGTAAACAGCAGGCGATGGTTGACTGTCTGGCGATTCCGCAACTTAACGATAATGGCGATCGGGTTGACTGGTATTCGCCGATTGAAGGTCAGGCGATAGCGTGGAAAGCGGCTGACGAAGAGACACGTTCTCGGGCTTTACGTTATTTAGCCAGCACTTTTGAAAGCGCGGCTGCACTCAGTCGCAAAAGTCTGCAATCCGGTAAAACAGCGCTCCAGCTATTTGGTTCGCTACTTGAGAAAGCGACGCAATTTCCCGGTGAAAATCATGTTTTCCTGGTTAACGGCAAACCGGTTATCACCTTCTGGGGATTCGTTAATCTCAACGAAAATACACGCGATGATGTGCTGGACTGCCTGCGGGTAACCGAGGCAATCCCCGACATCCCTCTGGTCGAGCCGGAGCCCGAAGAAAAGCCGCTGGTAGAGGCGGCATTTAGTCAGGCGGATGAACCTTTGTTAACGTCTGTCATTGAGCCGCCGAAAATGCCGGAGGAACCTGCTGCGCCGCCCGTTATCGTTAGCGAGCCGAAGCCTGCCGCACCTATCCCGGTTGCTGAGGCGAAAAGAGCTCGTCGTCTACCGCTGTGGAGCTTACCTGTCGCTGCCGTGGTTATCGCCGCCGTCGCCACGCCTTTTTTCTGGCCATCTTCATCCGTTGACGGGGCCTCTCCTGTTCGCGCCGCGCCTGTCGCTACCGCGAAAACTGACGTTACCCCCTTGCCTGAACTCACCGCGCATTTGCCGCTGCATCGCGCTGAGGTGACGCCCGCCCCCAAAGCGGCGCCGTTGCCGGAAGCGCCTGTTATCATTGCCGCTATCCCCAAAGACGCGCTGGTGATGGACAATACGCAGATGAAGCTTGGAACCACGCGCTTTTTAAACGGTAGCTGGCGCATCAGTGTGGATGTCAAAGATCCGATTACCGGCAAGCCGCCCTCTCTGCGTTATCAGATCCAAAATAACAAAGGCATCGCGCGCGTAGTACATGGCGATAACGTGGTTTGTCGGGCGGAAATTTTCTCTGGTCTGCATCAAACGGGCGAGCTGATGATTAAAAGTCGCGGCAATGCGCGCTGCACCGACGGTTCACGTTATCCGATGCCGGAAATTACCTGTAAAGCAGGCGTCAATGACGTCGCAACCTGTACCGCCCGTTATGGCGACCACGCGGCAATTCCGTTGACGTTTAAAAAGATAGGTGCCTGATTTTATGTTGGTCAATCTGTGTGATTACAAACAGAGCGTCACGCTCATTGCAAACAGCGGCGTCCAGTTTCTTGATTTTGGCTTAACGCCGCAAGAGTCGGCCCACTACGGACGTTTTGTGCGCAAAACGGCAAACGGCCCGCTACTGCGCCTCGATTTTGATCTGACCAGCGGGCGCTACACGTTGCCAGGACGTGCTGGCGGCCAACCCGAAGTCGTGAAACCGGAAAGCACTCAGACGCTGCACTATTCTCTGGATGTACTCGACGGAATCTGGCTCCCCCTGCCGTTCCTGCGTTTTAATCCGCCGCGTACCTTTATTGACGGGCCGGATAACTGGGCGCGCATTCAGGTACGTAAACTCAGCGAGCCAGATAGCGCCGGAAACACACACCGCATCACCCTCGCCTTCGACAGTCAGCTGGCAAAAAATATGCCTGCGGCGTTGGCGCCTTGCGAAAACGATCTGCTCAATGGCACACGTTTTGCGCTCGCCTGGCGCGATGAAGAAGTTGCCGATTTTCTTGACCAGACATGGATTGACGGCTGGCTGCGCGAGTCGTTTCTTCAGTATGCCTCACAGGTGGAAAACCGTTCGGAACAGGCCATTCAGCAAGCGCTGCGTAGTTTTGAGTATCAGGCGCACTGGTTGAATTTACTGACGCTGTTAGGCGAACAGCTTACGGTGCCGGAAGTGAAGTTTGTGACACATACGTTAAGCACGCCCGCAATCCCGGTCGATCTGATTCTGGATGTCGGCAATACGCATACCTGCGGCGTCTTGATCGAGGATCATGGCGATGCGAATGACGGGTTACGCCAGACGGCAGAGCTTCAGGTGCGTTCTTTAAGCGAGCCGCAGTATCTGAACGATCCTTTATTTACCAGCCGGGTAGAATTCTCGGAAGCACGCTTTGGCAAGCAACACTTTTCTGTCGAAAGCGGACGAGACGACGCCTTTGTCTGGCCTTCCATTGTGCGTGTGGGCGACGAGGCTCGCGCCCTTGCTATGCAGCGTGTGGGCACCGAAGGCAGCAGCGGTATCTCCAGCCCACGTCGCTACCTGTGGGATGAAACCCCCGCCTTGCAGGACTGGCGTTTTAGCCAGATCCACGGTAAAACGCAGCGCGAACCGCTTGCCACCGCGTTTCCGCTGATGAATCTGATGAACGATGACGGACAGCCGTTATTCCGCCTGCCGTATGAAGAAAGGCTACCGGTTTTTTCGCCGCAATACAGCCGTAGCACCTTGATGACGCATATGTTGTGCGAAATTCTGGCTCAGGCGCTGGGGCAAATTAACAGCGTCGCCACCCGGCTGCGGCTCGGCTTTCCCGCCTCGCCGCGCCAGCTACGCACCCTGATTTTAACGCTGCCTTCCGCCATGCCGAAACAGGAGCGAGAAATTTTCCGCCAGCGAATGTTTGAAGCGCTGGCGCTGGTCTGGAAAGCCATGGGCTGGCATCCGCAGGATGAGGATTTCACCACGCCTAAGCAGCGTGAAAAAAGCGTGGTGCCGGTACCAGAAATACAGATGGAATGGGACGAAGCAAGTTGCGGCCAACTGGTATGGCTTTATAACGAAGCCATTTCGCATTACGCCGGGCGTACCGAATCCTTTTTTAATGCGCTGGCCAGACCGGATCGCCAGCCTG
This DNA window, taken from Salmonella enterica subsp. enterica serovar Typhimurium str. LT2, encodes the following:
- a CDS encoding putative outer membrane lipoprotein (similar to E. coli orf, hypothetical protein (AAC75872.1); Blastp hit to AAC75872.1 (72 aa), 48% identity in aa 1 - 71), translated to MKKLFICSGLGMMFFMLAGCTTNYVMTTKNGQTIVTQGKPQLDKETGMTSYTDQEGNQREINSNDVAQLIKAD
- the ydcZ gene encoding putative inner membrane protein (similar to E. coli orf, hypothetical protein (AAC74529.1); Blastp hit to AAC74529.1 (149 aa), 86% identity in aa 1 - 149), with the translated sequence MNQSLTLIFLIAAGVGLVVQNSIMVRITQTSSTILIAMLLNSLVGIVLFVTILWFKQGATGFGELVASVRWWTLIPGLLGSFFVFASISGYQNVGAATTIAVLVASQLIGGLALDIARSHGVTLRAMVGPAFGALLLVIGAWLIAKRQF
- the yncA gene encoding putative acyltransferase (similar to E. coli putative resistance protein (AAC74530.1); Blastp hit to AAC74530.1 (172 aa), 87% identity in aa 1 - 170), encoding MTIRFADKADCAAITEIYNHAVLHTAAIWNDRTVDTDNRLAWYEARQLLGYPVLVSEENGVVTGYASFGDWRSFDGFRYTVEHSVYVHPAHQGKGLGRKLLSRLIDEARRCGKHVMVAGIESQNAASIRLHHSLGFTVTAQMPQVGVKFGRWLDLTFMQLQLDEHAAPDAC
- the yncB gene encoding putative NADP-dependent oxidoreductase (similar to E. coli putative oxidoreductase (AAC74531.1); Blastp hit to AAC74531.1 (376 aa), 85% identity in aa 28 - 375); protein product: MMDYARHEENRMKQQTNRNRRWVLASRPHGAPQMDNFRLEEDDVATPGEGQVLLRTVFLSLDPYMRGRMSDEPSYAPPVEPGCVMVGGTVSRVVASNHPDYRPDEWVLSYNGWQDYDISDGEGLVKLGDNPQHPSWSLGILGMPGFTAYMGLLDIGQPKEGETLVVAAATGPVGATVGQIGKLKGCRVVGIAGGAEKCRHATDVLGFDLCLDHHADNFPQQLAQACPQGIDIYYENVGGKVFDAVLPLLNTSARIPLCGLVSGYNATALPDGPDRLPLLMATLLKKRIRLQGFIINQDYGHRIHEFQQEMGRWIKEGKIHYREQITDGLENAPEAFMGLLAGKNFGKVVIRLADDA
- the yncD gene encoding putative outer membrane receptor (similar to E. coli putative outer membrane receptor for iron transport (AAC74533.1); Blastp hit to AAC74533.1 (700 aa), 84% identity in aa 1 - 700); amino-acid sequence: MKIISVRQRLYPALLLPLTFSPVLQAASAPNEQTMIVTATPQTVSELDTPAAVSVIEGEDMRLATPRVNLSESLTSVPGLQVQNRQNYAQDLQISIRGFGSRSAFGVRGIRLYVDGIPATMPDGQGQISNIDINSIQDVEVLRGPFSALYGNASGGVINVTTETGRQPPTLEASSYYGSYGSWRYGLKATGAMGDGTQPGDVYYTVSTTRFTTHGYRDHSGARKNLANAKLGVRLDDVSKLSLIFNSVDIKADDPGGLTESEWKADPQQAPRAEQYNTRKTIKQTQAGLRYERQLSAQDDISVMAYAGERETTQYQSIPLVAQLKPAQAGGVITLQRHYQGIDSRWTHRGELGVPVTFTGGVNYENMSENRKGYNNFRLNNGTPEFGHKGDLRRDERNLMWNVDPYLQTQWQLTQKLSLDAGVRYSSVWFDSNDHYIAPGNGDDSGDASYHHWLPAGSLKYALTDAWNLYLAAGRGFETPTINELSYRADGQSGFNFDLKPSTNDTVEVGSKTRIGNGLLTAALFQTDTDDEIVVASSMGGRTTYKNAGKTRRQGAELALDQRFAGDWRVKASWTWLDATYRSNVCQGQNCDGNRMPGIARNMGFASLGFIPDEGWYAGTDVRYMGDIMANDENTAKAPSYTVVGLNTGYKFNYSQLTVDIFGRVDNLFDKEYIGSVIVNESNGRYYEPAPGRNYGVGINLAWQFE
- the yncC gene encoding putative gntR family regulatory protein (similar to E. coli orf, hypothetical protein (AAC74532.1); Blastp hit to AAC74532.1 (240 aa), 58% identity in aa 20 - 238), with amino-acid sequence MPGTEKTQHISLTTQVENRLKHQLSIGALKPGARLITKNIAQELGVSITPVREALLRLVSSSALAVAPAQAFMVPEISLESLLEINTIRTALEEMAVVAAAGKITPDREQTLNALLDEFQQALESGVMEKILLANRAFRFEIYHYADMPTLYAMIEQLWVRLGPSLHFLYDNFKLDDYQNGVNLYRKLLNALVTGDKEASRHCLQNVLQQNVATIKNQYFM
- the srfA gene encoding ssrAB activated gene (SrfA (gi|8347258)) — translated: MAKSLLRSGNLDDYQAVGGGGQAVFESALQIRETLRLRKQQAMVDCLAIPQLNDNGDRVDWYSPIEGQAIAWKAADEETRSRALRYLASTFESAAALSRKSLQSGKTALQLFGSLLEKATQFPGENHVFLVNGKPVITFWGFVNLNENTRDDVLDCLRVTEAIPDIPLVEPEPEEKPLVEAAFSQADEPLLTSVIEPPKMPEEPAAPPVIVSEPKPAAPIPVAEAKRARRLPLWSLPVAAVVIAAVATPFFWPSSSVDGASPVRAAPVATAKTDVTPLPELTAHLPLHRAEVTPAPKAAPLPEAPVIIAAIPKDALVMDNTQMKLGTTRFLNGSWRISVDVKDPITGKPPSLRYQIQNNKGIARVVHGDNVVCRAEIFSGLHQTGELMIKSRGNARCTDGSRYPMPEITCKAGVNDVATCTARYGDHAAIPLTFKKIGA
- a CDS encoding putative periplasmic protein (similar to E. coli putative receptor (AAC74534.1); Blastp hit to AAC74534.1 (353 aa), 89% identity in aa 1 - 353), which produces MHLRHLFSPRLRGSLLLGSLLVASSFSTLAAEDMLRKAVGKGAYEMAWSQQENALWLATSQSRKLDKGGVVYRLDPVTLEITQAIHNDLKPFGATINAATQTLWFGNTINSAVTAIDAKTGDVKGRLVLDARKRTEEVRPLQPRELVADAATNTIYISGVGKESAIWVVDGETIKLKTTIENTGKMSTGLALDSKAQRLYTTNADGEFITIDTASNKILSRKKLLDDGKEHFFINLSLDTAGHRAFITDSKATEVLVVDTRNGNILAKIAAPASLAVLFNPTRNEAYVTHRQAGQVSVIDAKTYNVVKTFDTPTYPNSLALSADGKTLYVSVKQKSTREQEATQPDDVIRIAL
- the ydcY gene encoding putative cytoplasmic protein (similar to E. coli orf, hypothetical protein (AAC74528.1); Blastp hit to AAC74528.1 (77 aa), 85% identity in aa 1 - 77), which gives rise to MSHLEEVSARVDAAIAESVIAHMNELLIALSDDAELRREDRYVQQQRLRTAIAHHGRQYQEDRDARREQLTKGGTIL